TGAACACAAATTCAGAAATGGAAATCTGCAGCCATTAACATCTAAACAAACGATAAACGCAATCTCTGCTAAGGAGGGAAGCTGCCATAACAAGAACCAGCAACAGAAAGCTCAACAATCTCAGTAAGAGAATAATTCTTCACAAAACGCAGGTTGAACTCACCAGGAATTAGCACGGAAGCTAATTCAGAACCTAAATGAAGATTATGAAAACGAAATATGTAAGATGCTACCACAACTTCGTCAGAACAAAAATCCCAAAATACCAGGCTGCAATAGTCAGAAAAGCTCGTTGCTCTGCATTTCCGGCGGACTTGGAGAAGACCACATCATACTTCTTAGTCATATTGGGATACAGAAGCCCCCATTTTCGCACAGGTCGAGCTCCCTGAACTTCTTCCCCATCAAACAGCTGATATATGTAAGTTTCCGTCACCCCTTCCCTCCTCAAAGGTGTTCCGAAATCTGATTTCAGGTGTGCAACCAGTCCCTTGAGGTACATTTCGGCGTAAGCTTGATTTGCTTCGACCTCGCCAGAGTCCGTGCCAAAGCTTGGCCACCCAGTCTCCGTCACAATCACCGGAATATTCGCATGTCCAGCCACTGCCATTGCACAAATCACCGCATCTACCATGGAGTCAAAAAGATTCCGGTACCGGACACCGGTAGTCACATCATCCCTGAAATTGAAAGGGTGCTTCTGAAACAGAGCATACCCTATTGGGATTTCGGAGTTCATTCGGTACAAATTGTAAGGGTAAATATTGATCAAGAACGACGAATTGGTGTCTCTTAGAAACTGAAGCAAAGGCCCAATCACAGTTTCGGAAACGGGATCTTGAAACCTAGCCGCCGAAGGAGGGAACGGATTCGCCATTATACTGATGAACGAAAACGTAGTGGAAACTGAAATTTGACGAATCCCCAAATTTCGAAGCGCCGTGTATACATTTCTGATTGCGGGCAAAAGAACCGTCGCGAATTCAGGGGAAGCTTCGAGAAAGTTGTTGC
This genomic window from Cucurbita pepo subsp. pepo cultivar mu-cu-16 chromosome LG01, ASM280686v2, whole genome shotgun sequence contains:
- the LOC111778353 gene encoding glucan endo-1,3-beta-glucosidase 2 codes for the protein MLPRSIFLTTSLSLFFLLLPHPSNSLTTIGVTFSASTANSSPHPQPLDSVAKAIGSLKLTAVRLEDADPNIVRAFAYTNITLILTVPNFMVAPIASNRSVALQWLYAHVIPFYPRSIITTISVGNNFLEASPEFATVLLPAIRNVYTALRNLGIRQISVSTTFSFISIMANPFPPSAARFQDPVSETVIGPLLQFLRDTNSSFLINIYPYNLYRMNSEIPIGYALFQKHPFNFRDDVTTGVRYRNLFDSMVDAVICAMAVAGHANIPVIVTETGWPSFGTDSGEVEANQAYAEMYLKGLVAHLKSDFGTPLRREGVTETYIYQLFDGEEVQGARPVRKWGLLYPNMTKKYDVVFSKSAGNAEQRAFLTIAAWYFGIFVLTKLW